Proteins encoded within one genomic window of Couchioplanes caeruleus:
- a CDS encoding energy-coupling factor ABC transporter permease — MDIVAMHIANGIVDGPVSALFTAFAAGALTVCVWRARADLDDRLAPMAGLVAAFIFAVQMLNFQVLPGVSGHLLGGTLAVVLVGPWVGALCVSTVLIVQCLLFADGGLTALGLNITNMAILGTAVGYLLVAGLMRMLPKTPAGVGTAAFIASVVGVVVASQGFVLQYWMGGTTELSMPAIAGTMAGMHTLIGIGEGLIAATTVATVARVRPDLVYALRRFRTAPAVEPVPVAGGVL; from the coding sequence ATGGATATTGTGGCGATGCACATCGCCAACGGGATCGTGGACGGACCGGTGTCGGCCCTGTTCACCGCCTTCGCCGCGGGGGCGCTGACGGTCTGCGTCTGGCGGGCCCGCGCCGATCTCGACGATCGCCTGGCTCCCATGGCCGGCCTCGTGGCCGCCTTCATCTTCGCCGTACAGATGCTCAACTTCCAGGTGCTGCCCGGTGTCTCCGGTCATCTGCTCGGCGGCACCCTCGCGGTGGTCCTGGTCGGACCGTGGGTCGGGGCCCTCTGCGTCTCGACCGTGCTGATCGTGCAGTGCCTGCTCTTCGCCGACGGCGGGCTCACCGCGCTCGGGCTCAACATCACGAACATGGCGATTCTCGGCACCGCGGTCGGTTACCTGCTCGTCGCGGGGCTGATGCGGATGTTGCCGAAGACTCCCGCCGGGGTCGGCACGGCCGCCTTCATCGCCTCCGTCGTCGGTGTCGTGGTCGCCTCGCAGGGCTTCGTCCTGCAGTACTGGATGGGCGGCACGACCGAGCTCTCCATGCCCGCGATCGCCGGGACGATGGCCGGGATGCACACCCTGATCGGGATCGGCGAGGGTCTGATCGCCGCCACCACGGTCGCGACCGTGGCGCGCGTCCGCCCGGATCTGGTCTATGCCCTGCGCCGGTTCCGCACGGCGCCCGCCGTCGAGCCGGTTCCCGTTGCCGGAGGTGTCCTGTGA
- a CDS encoding PDGLE domain-containing protein, whose translation MTRRLGWFLASGLLVALLLAGVVSGFAAGHPDGLDATARQGCTFNADDEITGGTCMLQKEQEHQLAGSPLADYGIRGLGEGPLSTGLSGVLGVLVTFGLGGGVFWLARRRTRTEAGA comes from the coding sequence GTGACCAGGCGACTCGGGTGGTTCCTCGCCTCCGGGCTTCTCGTGGCCCTGCTGCTGGCCGGGGTCGTCAGCGGCTTCGCCGCAGGCCACCCCGACGGGCTCGACGCCACCGCGCGGCAGGGTTGCACGTTCAACGCCGACGACGAGATCACCGGCGGCACGTGCATGCTCCAGAAGGAGCAGGAGCACCAGCTCGCCGGGAGCCCGCTCGCCGACTACGGCATCCGCGGCCTCGGCGAGGGCCCGCTGTCGACGGGGCTCTCCGGCGTGCTCGGCGTGCTCGTCACCTTCGGGCTCGGCGGCGGAGTGTTCTGGCTGGCCCGGCGACGCACCCGGACGGAAGCCGGAGCCTAG
- the cbiQ gene encoding cobalt ECF transporter T component CbiQ, translating into MGAGHAHPLHLDRPSPVHRLAPEVKILAMLLFTVVVVATPREEFAAFGGYALLLAAVAAAARVPASWLAKRATIELPFVVLAVALPFAGHGERVDWLGLSLSVDGLYGAWNIFAKGTLGVVASLLLAASTTMRDLILGLDRLRCPAVFTQIATFMLRYLDILVDDARRMRIARLSRGYDPRFLWQVKAFAVSVGSLFLRAYERGERVYLAMVSRGYDGRMPRPDSGGASAAQWAQSAALPVAAAAIAVVAVLR; encoded by the coding sequence GTGGGCGCCGGTCACGCCCATCCCCTGCACCTCGACCGGCCGAGCCCGGTGCACCGGCTCGCGCCGGAGGTGAAGATCCTCGCCATGCTGCTGTTCACGGTGGTGGTCGTGGCGACGCCCCGGGAGGAGTTCGCGGCGTTCGGCGGGTACGCGCTGCTGCTCGCCGCGGTCGCCGCGGCCGCGCGGGTGCCGGCGTCGTGGCTGGCCAAGCGTGCCACCATCGAGCTGCCGTTCGTGGTGCTGGCGGTCGCCCTGCCCTTCGCCGGACACGGTGAACGGGTGGACTGGCTGGGCCTGTCGCTCTCCGTCGACGGCCTGTACGGCGCGTGGAACATCTTCGCCAAGGGCACGCTGGGGGTCGTGGCCTCGCTGCTGCTCGCGGCGTCCACCACGATGCGTGACCTGATCCTCGGGCTCGACCGGCTGCGCTGCCCGGCCGTGTTCACCCAGATCGCCACGTTCATGCTGCGCTACCTGGACATCCTCGTCGACGACGCGCGGCGGATGCGGATCGCGCGGCTGTCGCGCGGCTACGATCCCCGGTTCCTGTGGCAGGTGAAGGCGTTCGCGGTGAGCGTGGGATCCTTGTTCCTGCGGGCGTACGAACGGGGTGAGAGGGTCTATCTGGCGATGGTGTCGCGCGGCTACGACGGACGGATGCCCCGCCCCGACTCGGGCGGTGCGAGCGCGGCGCAGTGGGCACAATCGGCGGCCCTGCCCGTCGCGGCCGCCGCCATCGCCGTAGTGGCGGTGCTGCGATGA
- a CDS encoding energy-coupling factor ABC transporter ATP-binding protein: MSLRVTGLTYAYPDGSVALRGVDLTVAEGERVALLGPNGAGKTTLVLHLNGVLHGGAGTVEIGDLRVDARDRGRLSEIRRRVGIVFQDPDDQLFMPTVAEDVAFGPANLGLRGPELDERVAEALAAVGMSAHRDQVPHHLSFGQRRRVAVATVLAMRPELLVLDEPSSNLDPASRRELAEILQSLPVTVLMVTHDLPYAMQLCPRSVILDGGRIAADGPTADILADEELLRAHRLELPYGFHPVRP; this comes from the coding sequence ATGAGCCTGCGGGTCACCGGATTGACGTACGCGTACCCGGACGGCAGCGTCGCCCTTCGCGGGGTCGACCTGACCGTCGCCGAGGGTGAGCGCGTCGCCCTGCTCGGCCCGAACGGCGCCGGCAAGACGACGCTCGTGCTGCACCTCAACGGGGTTCTGCACGGCGGCGCGGGCACGGTCGAGATCGGCGATCTGCGGGTGGACGCCCGCGACCGGGGCCGGCTCTCCGAGATTCGCCGCCGGGTCGGCATCGTCTTCCAGGACCCGGACGACCAGCTTTTCATGCCGACGGTCGCCGAGGACGTCGCGTTCGGCCCGGCCAACCTGGGCCTGCGCGGCCCCGAGCTGGACGAGCGGGTCGCCGAGGCCCTCGCCGCAGTGGGCATGTCCGCGCATCGCGACCAGGTGCCGCACCACCTGTCGTTCGGGCAACGGCGGCGGGTCGCCGTGGCCACGGTGCTGGCGATGCGGCCGGAGCTGCTGGTCCTGGACGAGCCGTCGTCCAACCTGGACCCGGCCAGCCGGCGCGAACTGGCCGAGATCCTCCAGAGCCTGCCGGTGACGGTGTTGATGGTCACGCACGATCTTCCGTACGCGATGCAGCTCTGTCCCCGCTCGGTCATCCTCGACGGCGGCCGCATCGCGGCCGACGGGCCGACCGCCGACATTCTCGCGGACGAGGAGCTGCTGCGCGCCCACCGGCTGGAGCTTCCCTACGGCTTCCATCCCGTACGCCCGTAG
- a CDS encoding LytR C-terminal domain-containing protein, with protein sequence MSFTRVRALILVGFLAVAAIVVVVLAVARDSQGGVVAGPGCPAGAPVASLRLPDGPPQVTVKVFNGTATQGLGAGVSGAFADRRFRVEKPAVSKKRFGDVAELRYGPEAVGAAQLVQAYFLGKATRAYDPGRKGAVVDVVVGAAYQRLGTFTEVNQSLGFLGEAKLPPGACAATA encoded by the coding sequence GTGAGTTTCACGCGGGTCCGAGCCCTCATCCTCGTCGGTTTCCTCGCCGTAGCGGCGATCGTCGTTGTCGTTCTCGCGGTGGCCCGCGACTCGCAGGGCGGCGTCGTCGCCGGGCCCGGCTGCCCGGCCGGGGCGCCCGTCGCCAGCCTCCGGCTCCCGGACGGGCCGCCGCAGGTGACGGTGAAGGTCTTCAACGGCACCGCGACCCAGGGCCTGGGCGCCGGCGTGTCCGGCGCGTTCGCCGATCGCCGGTTCCGCGTGGAGAAGCCGGCGGTGAGCAAGAAGCGCTTCGGCGACGTGGCCGAGCTCCGCTACGGCCCGGAAGCCGTCGGCGCGGCCCAACTCGTGCAGGCCTACTTCCTCGGCAAGGCGACCCGCGCGTACGACCCGGGGCGCAAGGGCGCCGTGGTCGACGTGGTGGTCGGGGCCGCATACCAGCGGCTCGGCACGTTCACCGAGGTGAATCAGTCGCTGGGGTTCCTCGGCGAGGCGAAGCTGCCACCAGGGGCCTGCGCCGCCACCGCGTGA